In the genome of Cryptomeria japonica chromosome 8, Sugi_1.0, whole genome shotgun sequence, one region contains:
- the LOC131032362 gene encoding uncharacterized protein LOC131032362, with product MDTLDADIERIQEERRKKEQEMAALSAVTFDKDLYGGNNRFEGYERSIPVNNEDEEEGDAAEREIARKLASYTAPKSLLKDLPQTGEDDDLGFKKPQRIIDREDDYRKRRLNRIISPDRNDAFAMGDKTPDTAVRTYADVMREEALKREKEETLRLIAKKHQEEKEKGKEAGATQQDVSQASQKRRNRWDQAQEQENAAKKAKVSLASSDWDAPDATPGISRWDATPTPGRANVDATPAINRRNRWDETPTPGRLADADATPVGGVTPGATPAGMTWDATPKLSGLATPTPKKQRSRWDETPATMGSATPMAGATPSSFTPGVTPMGGIDLPTPTPTAINLRGAITPEQYNLLRWEKDIEERNRPLTDEELDAMFPLEGYKILDPPASYVPIRTPARKLLATPTPLMGTPLYSIPEENRGQQFDVPKEVPGGLPFMKPEDYQYFGVLLNEEDEEELSPEDQKERKIMKLLLKVKNGTPPQRKTALRQLTDKAREFGAGPLFNQILPLLMSPTLEDQERHLLVKVIDRVLYKLDELVRPFVHKILVVIEPLLIDEDYYARVEGREIISNLSKAAGLATMIAAMRPDIDNIDEYVRNTTARAFSVVASALGIPALLPFLKAVCQSKKSWQARHTGIKIVQQIAILMGCAVLPHLRSLVEIIEHGLNDENQKVRTITALSLVALAEAAAPYGIESFDSVLKPLWKGIRSHRGKVLAAFLKAIGFIIPLMDAMYASYYTKEVMGILIREFQSPDEEMKKIVLKVVKQCVSTEGVEADYIRAEILPEFFRNFWVRRMALDRRNYRQLVDTTVEIANKVGVADIVGRTVEDLKDESEPYRRMVMETIEKVVANLGASDIDARLEELLIDGILYAFQEQTSDDANVMLNGFGAVVNALGQRVKPYLPQICGTIKWRLNNKSAKVRQQAADLISRIAVIMKQCQEEQLMGHLGVVLYEYLGEEYPEVLGSILGALKAIVNVIGMTKMTPPIKDLLPRLTPILKNRHEKVQENCIDLVGRIADRGAEFVPAREWMRICFELLEMLKAHKKGIRRATVNTFGYIAKAIGPQDVLATLLNNLKVQERQNRVCTTVAIAIVAETCSPFTVLPALMNEYRVPELNVQNGVLKSLSFLFEYIGEMGKDYIYAVTPLLEDALMDRDLVHRQTAASAVKHMALGVAGLGCEDALLHLLNYVWPNIFETSPHVINAVMEAIEGMRVALGAAGVLNYCLQGLFHPARKVREVYWKIYNSLYIGAQDGLVAAYPTLEDEFNNVYSRPELIMFV from the exons atGGATACGCTGGACGCAGACATAGAAAGGATTCAGGAGGAAAGACGGAAAAAAGAACAGGAAATGGCAGCGCTGTCCGCCGTTACATTTGACAAAGATTTGTACGGGGGAAACAACAGATTTGAGGGTTATGAGCGTTCCATTCCCGTGAataatgaggatgaagaggaaggggACGCGGCAGAGAGAGAGATTGCGAGGAAATTGGCGTCTTACACGGCCCCCAAGTCTCTGCTAAAGGATTTGCCACAGACTGGGGAGGATGACGATCTAGGGTTTAAGAAGCCGCAGAGGATTATTGATAGAGAGGATGATTATAGAAAACGGAGGCTCAACAGAATTATATCGCCCGACAGAAATGATGCCTTTGCCATGGGGGATAAAACCCCGGACACTGCAGTTCGAACCTATGCGGATGTTATGCGCGAGGAGGCACTGAAGAGGGAGAAAGAGGAAACGTTGAGGCTGATTGCGAAGAAGCATCAGGaggagaaggagaaggggaaggagGCCGGGGCCACTCAGCAGGATGTGTCGCAGGCATCTCAGAAAAGGAGGAATAGGTGGGATCAGGCTCAGGAACAGGAGAATGCTGCCAAAAAGGCAAAAGTTTCTTTGGCTTCTTCGGATTGGGACGCCCCTGATGCCACCCCCGGGATTAGTAGATGGGATGCCACACCGACTCCAGGGAGGGCAAATGTTGATGCCACGCCTGCAATTAACAGGCGGAATAGATGGGACGAAACACCTACTCCTGGGAGGCTTGCCGATGCGGATGCAACTCCTGTTGGAGGCGTCACACCTGGTGCTACTCCGGCAGGGATGACTTGGGATGCAACTCCAAAGCTTTCTGGATTGGCCACTCCTACACCCAAGAAGCAGAGGTCAAGGTGGGACGAGACACCGGCAACAATGGGCAGTGCCACACCAATGGCCGGTGCAACGCCTTCATCCTTTACGCCAGGTGTTACTCCCATGGGTGGGATTGATCTGCCTACACCCACTCCTACGGCTATCAATTTGAGGGGTGCCATTACTCCTGAGCAGTATAATTTGCTGAGGTGGGAGAAGGATATCGAAGAGAGAAATAGGCCTCTGACAGATGAGGAGCTGGATGCTATGTTTCCACTGGAGGGGTATAAGATCTTGGATCCTCCAGCTTCTTACGTGCCCATCAGGACTCCAGCTAGGAAGCTCCTTGCGACACCCACTCCACTCATGGGTACACCACTTTACAGTATTCCCGAGGAGAATAGAGGCCAGCAGTTTGATGTCCCCAAAGAGGTTCCTGGTGGCTTGCCTTTCATGAAACCTGAAGATTATCAGTACTTTGGTGTGCTATTGAATGAGGAAGATGAGGAGGAGCTTTCTCCAGAGGATCAGAAAGAGCGTAAGATAATGAAGCTGTTGCTGAAGGTAAAAAATGGTACGCCACCACAGAGAAAAACAGCATTGAGGCAGCTTACTGATAAAGCAAGGGAGTTTGGTGCTGGACCTCTTTTTAATCAGATTTTGCCTTTGCTCATGTCCCCAACGCTGGAAGATCAAGAGAGGCATCTCCTAGTGAAG GTTATTGATCGAGTTCTTTACAAGTTAGACGAACTGGTTAGGCCATTTGTACATAAGATTCTTGTGGTTATTGAGCCACTTCTTATAGATGAAGATTACTATGCCCGTGTGGAAGGGAGAGAAattatctcaaatttgagcaaagCTGCAGGACTGGCCACTATGATTGCTGCCATGAGACCTGAtattgataatattgatgaatatgTTCGAAACACAACTGCAAGGGCTTTTAGTGTTGTTGCTTCTGCTTTAGGAATTCCAGCTCTCCTGCCTTTTTTGAAGGCAGTGTGTCAAAGCAAGAAGTCATGGCAAGCTCGACATACCGGTATAAAGATTGTTCAACAAATAGCTATTCTTATGGGTTGTGCTGTTCTCCCACATTTGAGGTCACTAGTTGAAATCATAGAGCACGGTCTTAATGATGAGAATCAAAAAGTGAGAACTATCACTGCATTGTCCCTTGTTGCCCTTGCAGAGGCGGCAGCACCTTATGGTATTGAAAGTTTTGATTCTGTTCTTAAACCTCTGTGGAAGGGAATCCGCTCCCATAGAGGTAAGGTTCTTGCAGCCTTCTTGAAGGCAATTGGGTTTATCATACCTTTAATGGATGCTATGTATGCAAGTTACTATACAAAGGAAGTGATGGGCATCTTGATCCGTGAGTTCCAGTCTCCTgatgaagaaatgaagaagatTGTTCTGAAAGTTGTTAAACAATGTGTCAGTACAGAGGGTGTTGAAGCAGATTATATCAGAGCAGAAATTCTTCCTGAATTTTTCCGTAATTTCTGGGTTCGTAGAATGGCTCTGGATCGAAGGAACTACAGACAACTGGTAGATACAACTGTTGAGATAGCTAACAAGGTAGGAGTTGCAGACATTGTGGGAAGAACTGTTGAAGACCTTAAAGATGAAAGTGAACCTTACCGTCGGATGGTAATGGAGACAATTGAAAAAGTAGTTGCCAACTTGGGTGCTTCAGATATTGATGCTCGCTTGGAGGAATTGCTGATTGATGGTATACTTTATGCTTTCCAAGAGCAGACCAGCGAtgatgcaaatgtgatgttgaatgGTTTTGGTGCTGTAGTGAACGCGCTAGGTCAGAGGGTTAAACCATACTTGCCTCAAATTTGTGGTACCATCAAGTGGAGACTCAATAACAAGAGTGCAAAGGTCCGACAGCAAGCTGCAGATCTTATTTCCCGAATTGCTGTTATAATGAAGCAGTGTCAAGAAGAGCAGCTCATGGGTCACTTGGGTGTTGTGCTTTATGAATACTTGGGAGAAGAATATCCAGAAGTTTTAGGATCCATTCTAGGGGCATTGAAGGCTATAGTAAATGTTATTGGTATgaccaagatgactcctccaattAAAGATTTGTTACCCCGTTTAACTCCAATTTTGAAAAATAGACACGAAAAGGTCCAGGAGAATTGTATAGATCTCGTTGGAAGAATTGCTGACAGGGGAGCAGAGTTTGTACCTGCTCGAGAATGGATGAGAATTTGCTTTGAACTGTTGGAGATGTTGAAAGCCCATAAGAAGGGGATTCGAAGGGCAACCGTGAATACATTTGGATACATTGCAAAGGCAATTGGACCACAGGATGTGCTTGCCACTTTGTTGAATAATTTAAAGGTTCAAGAACGCCAGAATCGTGTCTGTACGACAGTAGCTATTGCTATAGTGGCAGAGACTTGTTCTCCATTCACTGTTCTGCCAGCACTCATGAATGAATATCGGGTGCCAGAGTTGAATGTTCAAAATGGTGTGCTTAAGTCACTTTCATTTCTTTTTGAATATATAGGGGAGATGGGAAAGGATTACATATATGCTGTGACACCATTACTTGAAGATGCACTTATGGATCGAGATCTCGTGCATAGGCAAACAGCAGCTTCGGCAGTGAAACACATGGCTTTGGGTGTTGCAGGACTTGGCTGTGAGGATGCTTTGCTACACTTGCTAAATTATGTATGGCCAAATATATTTGAGACATCACCTCATGTCATAAATGCTGTCATGGAAGCAATTGAAGGGATGCGGGTTGCTTTAGGAGCAGCAGGTGTTCTCAATTACTGCCTCCAAGGTTTATTTCACCCAGCAAGAAAAGTTCGTGAGGTCTACTGGAAGATTTATAACTCACTTTACATTGGAGCTCAAGATGGACTTGTGGCTGCTTACCCCACTCTAGAAGACGAGTTTAATAATGTATACAGTCGTCCAGAGTTAATTATGTTTGTTTAG